One region of Candidatus Thermoplasmatota archaeon genomic DNA includes:
- a CDS encoding ATPase, T2SS/T4P/T4SS family has translation MARSWLSRGKQTPEEPPAVAQDAPAPADATEPSAPAAPERKGLLRRKAPAPAAEAEPAAGESVMKPAGLFGEKEEAPEPEAPPEPTPIPPLSEGQKELLIYPVQAPYAYVRVFFDEKASENVYQVIEPPLTEREKRILTFVESTMVDILEVGLSEMDEKTAETTLKKNIDDILYDYSIAIDETTKQRLTYYVVRDFLGFAKIDPIMRDDLIEDVSCDGPGVPIFLYHRKFESLRSLVVFETPLELDSFVIRLAQRSGKHISIAEPLLDATMEDGSRLNATLSDEVTAGGSTFTIRKFREEPFTPTDLVKFGTMSAEMLAYLWMAVQHGASTIYSGGTASGKTTSLNAILLFIPPQMKIVSIEDTRELNLPHPNWIAATTRMGFGPRDDKGRQAGEIDMFTLLKAALRQRPEYILVGEVRGQEAYVLFQAMATGHSAYGTMHADSVESVIHRLESDPINIPRSLLEALDIVSVQIQTRIAGKRVRRTKEIVEIVGLDPHTREILTNEVFAWQPATDTFEFSGVSYVLERIRMEKNLSEQEMKDELARRKEIIEWMIAREVRDHKDVARIILSYYRNPGPTMERIRAASEESGAQAAAYAAGSEEAKEPEEASGPPAAPAVAVASEVLAASPPAAGATQAPVSQPAHAAAPSPSPLAATKAGVAARVTAAGLAGVMQLPSVDRDLAMHLAQAGFRDVQAIARASPEDLARVPGVDASLAAKLKSDAQAAGGNP, from the coding sequence ATGGCTCGATCGTGGCTCTCGCGAGGAAAGCAAACGCCCGAGGAACCCCCCGCCGTCGCGCAGGACGCGCCGGCGCCCGCCGACGCGACGGAGCCAAGCGCGCCCGCTGCGCCGGAGCGCAAGGGGCTTCTCCGCCGAAAGGCCCCCGCGCCGGCGGCCGAGGCCGAGCCTGCCGCGGGCGAGTCGGTCATGAAGCCCGCCGGCCTCTTTGGCGAAAAGGAGGAGGCGCCCGAGCCCGAGGCGCCGCCGGAGCCCACGCCCATCCCGCCTCTCTCCGAGGGGCAGAAGGAGCTTCTCATCTACCCCGTCCAGGCCCCCTACGCGTACGTGCGCGTCTTCTTCGACGAGAAGGCGAGCGAGAACGTCTACCAGGTCATCGAGCCGCCGCTCACCGAGCGCGAGAAGCGCATCCTCACCTTCGTCGAGTCGACGATGGTGGACATCCTGGAGGTGGGCCTCTCGGAGATGGACGAGAAGACCGCGGAGACCACGCTCAAGAAGAACATCGACGACATCCTGTACGACTACTCGATCGCCATCGACGAGACGACCAAGCAGCGTCTCACGTACTACGTCGTCCGCGACTTCCTCGGCTTCGCGAAGATCGACCCCATCATGCGCGACGACCTCATCGAGGACGTCTCCTGCGACGGCCCCGGCGTTCCCATCTTCCTGTACCACCGCAAGTTCGAGAGCCTTCGGTCCCTCGTCGTCTTCGAGACGCCGCTCGAGCTCGACAGCTTCGTGATCCGCCTCGCGCAGCGCTCGGGCAAGCACATCTCCATCGCCGAGCCCCTGCTCGACGCGACGATGGAGGACGGCTCGCGCCTCAACGCCACGCTCTCCGACGAGGTCACGGCCGGGGGCTCGACGTTCACGATCCGCAAGTTCCGCGAGGAGCCTTTCACGCCCACGGACCTCGTCAAGTTCGGCACGATGTCGGCCGAGATGCTCGCGTACCTGTGGATGGCCGTGCAGCACGGCGCCTCCACGATCTACTCGGGCGGCACGGCGTCGGGCAAGACGACGAGCCTGAACGCGATCCTGCTGTTCATCCCGCCGCAGATGAAGATCGTCTCCATCGAGGACACGCGCGAGCTCAACCTCCCGCACCCCAACTGGATCGCCGCCACGACGCGCATGGGCTTTGGGCCGCGCGACGACAAGGGGCGCCAGGCGGGCGAGATCGACATGTTCACGCTTCTCAAGGCCGCGCTGCGCCAGCGCCCTGAGTACATTCTCGTCGGCGAGGTCCGCGGCCAGGAGGCGTACGTGCTTTTCCAGGCCATGGCCACGGGCCACAGCGCCTACGGCACGATGCACGCCGACTCGGTCGAGAGCGTCATCCACCGTCTCGAATCCGATCCCATCAACATCCCGCGCTCGCTTCTCGAGGCCCTCGACATCGTCTCCGTCCAGATCCAGACGCGCATCGCCGGAAAGCGCGTGCGCCGCACCAAGGAGATCGTGGAGATCGTCGGGCTGGACCCGCACACGCGCGAGATCCTCACGAACGAGGTGTTCGCCTGGCAGCCGGCCACGGACACCTTCGAGTTCTCGGGCGTCTCGTACGTGCTCGAGCGCATCCGGATGGAGAAGAACCTCTCCGAACAGGAAATGAAGGACGAGCTTGCGCGCCGCAAGGAGATCATCGAGTGGATGATCGCCCGCGAGGTCCGCGACCACAAGGACGTCGCGCGCATCATCCTATCGTACTACCGGAACCCGGGGCCCACCATGGAGCGCATCCGGGCGGCAAGCGAGGAGTCGGGGGCGCAGGCCGCCGCGTACGCCGCCGGCAGCGAGGAGGCCAAGGAGCCCGAGGAAGCGAGCGGGCCGCCCGCCGCGCCGGCGGTCGCCGTGGCGTCGGAGGTGCTGGCCGCGTCTCCGCCCGCGGCAGGCGCCACGCAGGCCCCCGTTTCGCAGCCCGCGCACGCCGCCGCGCCATCCCCGTCCCCCTTGGCGGCGACAAAGGCGGGCGTGGCCGCGCGCGTCACGGCCGCCGGGCTTGCCGGCGTCATGCAGCTTCCAAGCGTGGACCGCGATCTTGCGATGCACCTGGCACAGGCGGGCTTCCGCGACGTGCAGGCGATCGCGCGCGCCTCGCCGGAGGACCTCGCGCGCGTGCCCGGCGTGGACGCCTCGCTTGCCGCAAAGCTCAAATCGGATGCGCAGGCGGCTGGGGGGAACCCGTGA
- a CDS encoding type II secretion system F family protein produces MKLPSLRRKETALPEEPAEAQGQGAAATQVVVAAPAPRAPDGVPTAPRVPDARENDAGVALSAARMNDFQRVSFRLFGGFVIERLDTNKLEEDIMRARMGVRAEAYMAFALFTALLCLVAGGLLSLFLSILLFPLLPIPQPLPLLLAVFIPVMMGLGAYGAILSTPASKAKGRGKDIDLKLPYALNYIAAMASAGVNVDRIFQSLAQQRIYGEVAREAEGIWRDIALYGKDSVTALKRAIRRSPSLRFQEFLQGAITTTGSGGDLQAYFSSKAQRYMLENRQEQRAFLDMMGLMAETYVTVAVAGPLFLIVMMSIMGMLSAQGPFQLYLVTYIMLPLANLGFVYGLMAMTPEL; encoded by the coding sequence GTGAAGCTGCCGAGCCTGCGGCGCAAGGAAACCGCCTTGCCCGAGGAGCCCGCCGAGGCCCAGGGCCAAGGCGCCGCCGCGACGCAGGTCGTCGTGGCCGCCCCCGCGCCGCGGGCGCCCGACGGCGTTCCGACGGCGCCGCGCGTGCCCGACGCGCGCGAGAACGACGCGGGCGTGGCCCTTTCGGCCGCCCGCATGAACGACTTCCAGCGCGTATCGTTCCGCCTCTTTGGCGGATTTGTCATCGAGCGCTTGGACACAAACAAGCTCGAGGAGGACATCATGCGCGCGCGGATGGGCGTGCGGGCCGAGGCGTACATGGCCTTCGCGCTCTTCACGGCCCTGCTCTGCCTCGTGGCCGGCGGGCTGCTGTCGCTGTTCTTGTCGATCCTGCTCTTCCCGCTGCTTCCGATCCCCCAGCCGCTGCCGCTGCTGCTTGCGGTCTTCATCCCCGTGATGATGGGCCTTGGCGCCTACGGCGCGATCCTCTCGACGCCGGCCTCGAAGGCGAAGGGGCGCGGCAAGGACATCGATCTCAAGCTCCCCTACGCGCTCAACTACATCGCGGCCATGGCCTCGGCCGGCGTGAACGTCGACCGCATCTTCCAGAGCCTGGCCCAGCAGCGCATCTACGGCGAGGTCGCGCGCGAGGCCGAGGGCATCTGGCGCGACATCGCGCTCTACGGCAAGGACTCGGTGACGGCGTTGAAGCGCGCCATCCGCCGCAGCCCCTCGCTTCGCTTCCAGGAGTTCCTGCAGGGGGCCATCACGACGACGGGCTCCGGCGGCGACCTCCAGGCGTACTTCTCGAGCAAGGCCCAGCGCTACATGCTGGAGAACCGCCAGGAGCAGCGCGCGTTCCTCGACATGATGGGCCTCATGGCCGAGACCTACGTCACGGTCGCCGTGGCCGGCCCCCTGTTCCTCATCGTGATGATGTCCATCATGGGCATGCTCTCGGCGCAGGGTCCCTTCCAGCTGTACCTCGTCACGTACATCATGCTGCCGCTTGCGAACCTCGGTTTCGTCTACGGTCTCATGGCCATGACGCCGGAGCTGTGA
- a CDS encoding type II secretion system F family protein → MAARDLPPLPALLAYGAGTLALVSAAASVVSPLSGVLLGGLALMLLAFAPFLLTEGVPAREHPDARFARRFRLAMLSLASFVLLLVLLFIEALAVLAAGGAFVSYSGFAEAFVRYFTIVAALFTVAIAAMVVVKSRNPSEERTTRFRSTLSAIGFSLVVGSLGGSLMAIGVFEVPAPKASFLLAAGEIGLLLLVRSRGMLPSFQAMSDWLEHEERLKATEFPAKITWALSGLAGSFLGLAAILSVVTEPGPVPLLLLGCGFFTILGSTYSVGISRRPVFDLEDAKGYKEHKRQVLVALSVGMTVQLAVLGILACLSIVHKAGGPTTPIVSLYDEHFILVMALALLPLPVVNAVRTRIPTDVQYDYKLKAISWNLSVLVLLVVAFGLFLGSGIAEGSGFELDNAIVLLSVGALLLIQFVKTRALLPGVLSLLASEIAQSRKADRDTKEKIERRMMATYIGGTVLLLFLVFLSVGSSMRTPSGRPVLDLPAGPVRDLVFVAVIASAVMVLVLIVVRYFQSQNMDERVLAQKKQEIGKKRLSSQELTRLMVLGASISAAATLVVVGAAMQMGVLRPIPLVGGFGLKSVDFFVFAILIGLGPYSIYHNRESARIRSIDARFPDFLRDLAENKRAGMTLTQAIVTSSKGSYGALTSEIRKMAAQIEWGVSFNEALSRFAQRVKTPLVGRTASLVVQANEAGGNVVDVLTAAADDAREIELLKRERRTSMSIYVMIIYVSFFVFLAVIWILTAQFVPEVAKAVRGAQGVSFGGIRFQAFDTQAFVDVFFHAALVQGFGGGLVAGVMEGGRPVNGLKHSFLLVVISYVVFRFMLGG, encoded by the coding sequence ATGGCCGCGCGCGATCTTCCTCCGCTCCCGGCGCTCCTTGCCTACGGAGCGGGGACGCTCGCGCTCGTCTCGGCGGCCGCAAGCGTCGTCTCCCCGCTCTCCGGGGTTCTGCTGGGCGGCCTGGCCCTCATGCTCCTGGCCTTTGCGCCGTTCCTTCTCACGGAGGGCGTGCCCGCGCGCGAGCATCCGGACGCGCGCTTTGCCAGGCGTTTCCGCCTGGCCATGCTCTCGCTTGCAAGCTTCGTGCTGCTGCTCGTCCTCCTGTTCATCGAGGCGCTTGCCGTCCTTGCCGCCGGCGGCGCGTTCGTGTCGTACTCGGGCTTTGCCGAGGCGTTCGTGCGGTACTTCACGATCGTGGCGGCCCTGTTCACGGTCGCGATCGCCGCCATGGTGGTCGTGAAGAGCCGCAACCCGTCCGAAGAGCGGACGACGCGCTTCCGCTCCACGCTCTCTGCGATCGGGTTCTCGCTCGTCGTCGGCTCCCTCGGGGGCTCGCTTATGGCGATCGGCGTCTTCGAGGTGCCGGCGCCCAAGGCCTCGTTCCTGCTGGCCGCCGGCGAGATCGGGCTTCTCCTCCTCGTCCGGTCGCGCGGCATGCTGCCAAGCTTCCAGGCCATGAGCGACTGGCTGGAGCACGAGGAGCGCCTCAAGGCCACCGAGTTTCCGGCCAAGATCACGTGGGCCCTCTCGGGGCTGGCCGGGAGTTTCCTTGGCCTTGCCGCGATCCTTTCCGTCGTCACCGAGCCAGGCCCCGTCCCGCTTCTCCTCCTTGGCTGCGGGTTCTTCACGATCCTCGGCAGCACGTACTCGGTCGGCATCAGCCGCCGGCCGGTCTTCGATCTCGAGGATGCCAAGGGGTACAAGGAGCACAAGCGGCAGGTCTTGGTCGCGCTCTCGGTAGGGATGACGGTCCAGCTTGCGGTCTTGGGCATCCTCGCCTGCCTGTCGATCGTCCACAAGGCGGGCGGGCCCACCACGCCCATCGTCTCGCTGTACGACGAGCATTTCATCCTCGTGATGGCGCTTGCGCTCCTGCCGCTTCCCGTCGTGAACGCGGTCCGCACGCGCATCCCGACGGACGTGCAGTACGACTACAAGCTCAAGGCCATCAGCTGGAACCTCTCCGTCCTCGTCCTCCTCGTCGTGGCCTTCGGCCTGTTCCTTGGAAGCGGCATCGCCGAGGGGTCGGGCTTCGAGCTCGACAACGCGATCGTGCTGCTGTCCGTGGGCGCGCTCCTCCTGATCCAGTTCGTGAAGACGCGCGCGCTTCTGCCCGGCGTCCTGTCGCTTCTGGCCTCCGAGATCGCCCAGAGCCGCAAGGCCGACCGCGACACGAAGGAGAAGATCGAGCGCCGCATGATGGCGACGTACATCGGCGGCACCGTGCTCCTCCTGTTCCTCGTCTTCCTCTCCGTCGGAAGCTCGATGCGCACGCCCTCGGGCCGGCCCGTCCTGGACCTTCCGGCGGGCCCGGTCCGCGACCTCGTCTTCGTCGCCGTCATCGCCTCGGCCGTGATGGTCCTTGTCCTCATCGTCGTCCGCTACTTCCAAAGTCAGAACATGGACGAGCGCGTGCTCGCCCAGAAGAAGCAGGAGATCGGCAAGAAGCGCCTCTCCAGCCAGGAGCTCACGCGCCTCATGGTGCTGGGCGCCAGCATCTCGGCCGCCGCAACGCTTGTCGTCGTGGGCGCCGCCATGCAGATGGGCGTCCTCCGGCCGATCCCGCTCGTGGGCGGCTTTGGGCTCAAGAGCGTGGACTTTTTCGTCTTCGCCATCCTCATCGGCCTTGGGCCCTACAGCATCTACCACAACCGCGAGAGCGCGCGCATCCGCTCCATCGACGCGCGCTTCCCCGACTTCCTGCGCGACCTCGCCGAGAACAAGCGCGCGGGCATGACGCTCACGCAGGCCATCGTGACGAGCTCGAAGGGAAGCTACGGCGCGCTCACCTCGGAGATCCGCAAGATGGCCGCGCAGATCGAGTGGGGCGTCTCCTTCAACGAGGCCCTCTCGCGCTTTGCGCAGCGGGTGAAGACGCCGCTTGTCGGTCGCACGGCTTCGCTTGTCGTGCAGGCCAACGAGGCGGGGGGCAACGTGGTGGACGTCCTCACCGCGGCCGCAGACGACGCGCGCGAGATCGAGCTCTTGAAGCGCGAGCGGCGAACGAGCATGTCGATCTACGTCATGATCATCTACGTCTCGTTCTTCGTCTTCCTGGCCGTCATCTGGATCCTCACGGCGCAGTTCGTTCCCGAGGTGGCCAAGGCCGTGCGGGGCGCTCAGGGCGTCTCCTTCGGGGGCATCCGCTTCCAGGCCTTCGACACCCAGGCCTTCGTGGACGTCTTCTTCCACGCCGCGCTCGTGCAGGGCTTCGGCGGTGGCCTTGTGGCCGGCGTCATGGAGGGAGGGCGGCCGGTGAACGGACTCAAGCACAGCTTCCTGCTCGTTGTGATCTCGTACGTCGTTTTCCGGTTCATGCTCGGGGGCTGA
- a CDS encoding sulfite exporter TauE/SafE family protein, producing MAAIGFSGGVAGGLFGLGGGLVMVPLSVLLLQTSVHDAKAAALLAASFATVPALLTHARAGNVRVVTGVLLAAGGVAGSLLSVLLAELVSDTALRVSFAILLLGAAVRLGMRIAPLDRPVAAPPAVAALVGAAGGLAAGFFGIGGGIVMVPALALLGLPMHAAVGTSLVAVLGNSIAATGGHAALGYGPAMLDLAPALALGALPGALLGAHAAVRIPDARLRAVFAVFLAFVAVALLKNGL from the coding sequence TTGGCTGCCATTGGATTCTCCGGCGGGGTGGCCGGCGGCCTCTTTGGCCTCGGCGGCGGGCTTGTCATGGTGCCGCTGTCCGTCCTGCTTCTCCAAACGTCCGTGCACGACGCCAAGGCCGCCGCGCTGCTTGCCGCATCGTTTGCGACCGTGCCGGCGCTTCTCACGCACGCCCGCGCGGGCAACGTGCGCGTGGTCACGGGCGTTCTGCTTGCCGCAGGCGGCGTTGCGGGCTCGCTCCTGTCCGTGCTCCTGGCAGAGCTTGTGAGCGACACGGCGCTGCGCGTCTCCTTTGCCATCCTGCTCCTTGGCGCGGCCGTGCGGCTGGGCATGCGCATCGCTCCGTTGGACCGTCCGGTCGCCGCGCCGCCGGCCGTGGCGGCGCTCGTGGGCGCCGCCGGGGGGCTTGCGGCGGGGTTCTTCGGGATCGGCGGGGGCATCGTGATGGTGCCGGCGCTTGCGCTCCTTGGCCTTCCCATGCACGCGGCCGTTGGCACCTCGCTTGTCGCGGTGCTCGGGAACTCGATTGCCGCCACGGGGGGCCACGCCGCGCTCGGATACGGGCCCGCGATGCTCGATCTTGCCCCCGCGCTTGCGCTTGGCGCGCTGCCGGGAGCGCTTCTGGGGGCGCACGCGGCCGTGCGGATTCCCGACGCGCGCCTTCGCGCCGTCTTTGCCGTGTTCCTCGCCTTCGTGGCCGTGGCCCTTCTGAAAAACGGGCTCTAG
- a CDS encoding RAD55 family ATPase, protein MQELVTTGMSGLDAQLGGGIPRGTTVLLLADPSNALSLFAEQFAAGGLAAGEQVFHFVFDRPPAGIAAGIGSLANEYGGAKGRLTIYDGYTGQFANTTNGHKEGIQKIDRKNVFGSVLNQLMAVQPGTPYRLVLDSLSGLTRKNEEEAVDFFRGVVHLGREMGGVQLVTLVRGLHAPSFETALKHAAGGVMEMGVERKGFGVYSYLQVSKLLDVRDPTRLLLFKETEKGLWLESTKRVF, encoded by the coding sequence ATGCAAGAGCTAGTGACCACCGGCATGTCCGGCTTGGACGCCCAGTTGGGGGGAGGTATCCCCAGGGGCACCACGGTCCTCCTGCTCGCCGATCCCTCGAACGCCCTCTCGCTCTTTGCCGAGCAGTTCGCCGCAGGCGGCCTTGCCGCCGGCGAGCAGGTCTTCCACTTCGTCTTCGATCGGCCCCCCGCCGGCATCGCAGCGGGCATCGGCAGCCTTGCCAACGAGTACGGCGGCGCCAAGGGCCGCCTCACGATCTACGACGGCTACACGGGCCAGTTCGCCAACACGACAAACGGGCACAAGGAAGGCATCCAGAAGATCGACCGCAAGAACGTCTTCGGGAGCGTCCTCAACCAGCTCATGGCCGTGCAGCCGGGCACGCCCTACCGCCTCGTGCTCGACAGCCTCTCCGGCCTCACGCGCAAGAACGAGGAGGAGGCCGTGGACTTCTTCCGCGGCGTCGTGCACCTCGGGCGCGAGATGGGCGGCGTGCAACTTGTCACGCTCGTGCGCGGACTGCACGCCCCTTCGTTCGAGACGGCGCTCAAGCACGCGGCCGGCGGCGTCATGGAGATGGGCGTCGAGCGCAAGGGGTTTGGCGTCTACAGTTACCTCCAGGTGTCAAAGCTCCTCGACGTGCGCGACCCCACGCGGCTTCTCCTGTTCAAGGAGACCGAGAAGGGACTCTGGCTCGAGAGCACGAAGCGCGTGTTCTGA